The Stigmatella ashevillena genomic sequence CGCTTTGACGACCGGGTGACGGGCAACCTGAAGACGTTCGCGCGCAGGGCGAAGAAGATCCATGCCGAGATTGATCCGTCAGAGATCAACAAGAACGTCACCGTGGACGTGGCCCTGACGGGAGACCTGCACAAGACGCTCACCCGGCTGCTGCCCCGCATCCAGCGGCGCACCACCACCCCGTGGGTCGAGCACATCAACTCCCTCAAGGGAACGGCCTCGGTGCGCGACATTCAGTACATGCCGCACGACGGCCGGCTCCACGCCGCGCACGTCATCCACGACCTGTGGTGGTTGACCCAGGGCAAGGCAACGATGGTCACCGACGTGGGGCAGCACCAGATGTGGGAGGCGCAGTACTACCGCCACGAGCGCCCACGGCAGCTCATCACCTCGGGGGGACTGGGCACCATGGGCTTCGCGCTGCCGGCCGCGATCGGCGCCCGGTTCGCCAAACCCGAGGAGGAGATCTGGCTGGTGGTGGGGGATGGGGGCTTCCAGATGACGGCCTCCGAGCTGTCGACCTGTGCCCAGGAGGGCATCAAGCTCAACGTGGCCATCATCAACAATGGCTACCTCGGCTTGGTGAGGCAGTTGCAGCAGTTGTTCTACGACAACCGCTACAGCGCCACCCCCCTGCACAACCCCGACTTCGTGAAGCTCGCCGAGGCCCACGGGCTGATGGGCCTGCGCGTCACCCGGCGCGAGGAGATCCCCGACGCGGTGGCCCGGGCCCGGAGCAGCCCCGGCACCACCGTCATCGACTTCCGCGTGGAACAGGAGGACGTCGTCTACCCCATGGTTCCCGCGGGCGCGGACCTCGACGACATGATCCGGCGCCCCGAGCCCGGCAACGAGGCGCAAGCCACGCAGCAGTGGACCAGCGGAGCCGTCTGAGGACACGCCACCATGACGACACCCCCTCCTCCCCGTACCTTCATCGTCCACGTCGAAGACCGCCCCGGCGTCCTCAGCCGTGTCATCTCGCTCTTCCGGCGCCGGGCCTACAACATCGACTCGCTCACGGTGGCCAACACCGAGAACGCCGCCATCTCCCGCATCACCCTGGTGATGGCGGCGGATGAGCGCGAAACCCGGCTGCTCGAGGCCAACCTCTACAAGCTCATCGAGGTGCTCTACGTGGAGCACGCCACCCCTCAGGGCCAGGTGAGCCGGGAGCTGGCATTGATCAAGGTGCGCGCCAGCGAAGAGACGCGCCCCGCGGTGTTGCAGGTGTGCGAGGTGTTCCGAGCCCGCGCCATCGATGTGACACCCACCTCGATGGTGATGGAGCTCACCGGCACCCCCGACAAGATCGACAGCCTCATCGAGATGTTGCGCCCTCACGGCATCATCGAACTGGCGCGCACCGGCACGGTCGCCATGGCGAGGGGCCCTCAGTCCCCGCTCACGGCCCTGCAAGAAACACCTCCCCCTGGAAAGGCCGCTTGAGCGGCCCGCGAAACAGAAGCCACCCGCAGCAGGAAGCGAGACACGACGCATGGACTGCAAATACATCTGGATGAACGGGAAGCTGGTGCCTGGGACCGAGGTGCAGTTCCCCTTCCTCACCCCTGCGATGCACTACGGCATGGCGGTCTTCGAGGGCATCCGGTGTTACCGCGCGGCGAAGGGGCCCGCCATCTTCCGCCTGCGGGAGCACATTGAGCGGCTCCACAAGTCCGCGCTGGTGCTGGGCTGGCGCGAGCTGCCCTTCTCGGTGGGACAACTCGTCGAAGCCTGCCTGGAGACGGTGCACGCCAACGGCCTCGAGGAGTGCTACCTGCGACCGCTCCTCTTCCTGGCCGGAGGCGGGTGGAATCTCAACATCGATGGCGGCCAGGCCCACGTGGGCATCGCCGCGTGGCCGTGGAATGCCTACCTCGGTCCTGACGCCGCCGATCGCGGGGTGAGGGCCAACGTCTCCTCCTATACCCGCCACCACCCCAACGTGGTGATGACCAAGGCGAAGATCGCCGGCAACTACCCCAACTCCTTCCTGGCCAAGACCGAGTCGGTACGCCTCGGCTTCGACGAAGCGATCATGCTCGATGCCCAGGGACTGGTGGCCGAGTGCACGGGCGCGAACATCTTCATCGTCAAGGGCAACCGGCTGCTGACGCCCCCCGATGCCCAGATTCTCGAAGGCATTACCCGGGAGACGGTGATGATCCTCGCCCGGGAGATGGGCCTGGAGGTCAGCACCCAGCCCATCTCGCGCGACCAGCTCTACCTGGCGGACGAAGTCTTCGTCACCGGGACGGCCGTCGAGCTCGCTGCCCTGCGGGAGATCGACTTCCGCGCCATCGGCAATGGCCGCACCGGTCCCATCACCCGGAAGCTCCAACAGGCCTACAACGCCGCGGTCCGGGGCGAGCTGCCACGCTCCGCCGAGTGGCTGACCTACCTCCCCAGCAAGTAGCCCCAGAAACCTTCATGTCCCAGGACACCCTCCCGTAGCCCCCTCTCACACCCCAAGGAATACCCCCATGACGACCATCTATTACGACAAGGATGCCTCCCTGGACCCCATCCGTGCCCGCCGGGCCGCGATCATCGGCTACGGGAGCCAAGGCCACGCCCATGCCCTCAACCTGAAGGAGTCCGGGGTGGACGTGCGGGTGGGCCTGCACACCGCCAGCCGCTCACGGGCCAAGGCCGAGGCCGCGGGGCTCAAGGTGATGACGGTGAGCGAGGCCGCCCAGTGGGCCGACCTCATCATGATCCTGGCACCGGACCAGACACAGAAGCAGATCTACGACGCGGACATCGCCCCCCACCTCACGAAGAGCAAGGCCCTGTTCTTCGCCCACGGCTTCAACATCCACTATGGGCAGATCCGCCCCCCCACGGACGTGGACGTGATGCTCATCGCCCCCAAGTCCCCCGGGCACCTCGTGCGCCGCCTCTACCAGGACGGCAAGGGAACGCCGGCGTTGATCGCGATCCACCAGGACGCCACCGGCCAGGCGCGGGCGCTGGGCATGTCCTACGCGCGCGCGCTCGGTGTGACGCGCGCGGGCTTGCTGGAGACCACCTTCAAGGAGGAGACCGAGACGGATCTCTTCGGTGAGCAGGCCGTGCTCTGCGGCGGTGTGACGGCCCTCGTGCAAGCCGGCTTCGACACGCTGGTGGAGGCGGGCTACCAACCCGAGAGCGCCTATTTCGAGTGTCTGCACGAGCTCAAGCTCATCGTGGACATGATGTACGAGGGCGGCATGGGCTGGATGCGCCACTCCATCAGCGACACCGCCGAGTACGGCGACTACACGCGGGGGCCGCGCCTCATCAACGAGGCGGTGCGCGAGGAGATGCGCAAGGTGCTCAAGGAAGTCCAGACCGGCGTCTTCGCGCGCGAGTGGATTCTCGAGAACCAGGCGGGCCGCCCCGTGTTCGACAAGCTCCGCGAGCAGGGCAAGCAGCACCCCATCGAAGACGTGGGCCGCCGTCTCCGGGAGATGATGTCCTGGATCCGCGACGCCAAGAAGGACTCGAGCGACCCGTCCGCGCGCTGAGACGTCGCGGCCTCGGGCCGCCCTACCGCTGGACCATGGCCTGGGCCGACGCGATGACCTGGGCCTGCGCGGTGGAGGAGTCCAGCTTCGACGCGTGGGGCACCGTCACCCCCTTCTGGGCCGCCGGCCGCTGCTCGATGGCGGCCAGCCAGCGCTGAAGGCTGGGCAGCCCCTCCACGGAGACGCCCGACCAGCCGTGGATGCGCACCCACGCCCAGTTCGCGATGTCGGCGATGCTGTACTCGCCGGCGAGGTACTCGCTCTCCGCGAGCCGCGTGTCGAGCACGGTGTAGAGCCGCCGCGTCTCGTTCTGGTAGCGGTCAATGGCCGGCTGAATCTTCTCCGGGAAGTATCGGAAGAAGACGTTGGCCTGCCCCTGCATGGGCCCCACCCCGCCCATCTGGAACATCAGCCACTGCGTCACCCGCGAGCGGCCCTGCCGGTCCGTGGGCAGCAGCTTCCCCGCCTTCTCCGCGAGGTAGAGCATGATGGCCCCCGACTCGAACACGGCGAAGTCCCCCTCCTCGCGGTCCACGATGGCGGGGATGCGCCCATTGGGATTGATTCGCAGGAACTCGGGCCGCTTCTGCTCGCCCTTTCCAATGTCGATCGGCCGGACGGCATAGGGCAGTCCCAGCTCTTCCAGCGTCACGGACACCTTGTAACCGTTGGGGGTGGCCCAGGTGTACAGGTCGATCATCGGCGCGGTCCTTTCGTGAGAGCAGGCAACCTAGCATGGGGTCTCCCAGACTCTCCTACAGGAAGGCCCAGCCCCAAGGCCCAACCCCCCAGCGCCCCCAGGCCTGGAACTTTTTGCGTGAGGGATGGGAGGGGAACAGCCCATGATGCTAGGGTCCACCCCGATCGCGAGGTAAGGCTCCTGGACAAGGCGACACTCGACAAGCTGCTGACCGTGGGCGTGCAGAACGGCGCCTCCGACATCCACTTCCGCCCGGGCGATCCGCCCATCTACCGGGTCAACGGTGTGCTCCGTCCGTTGAGGATGGACAAGCTGCTCCCCGAGCACACACGTGAAGTGGCCCTCCACCTCATCCACGAAGAGGCGAAGCGCAACCAGATCGACAGCATCCAGGAGCACGATGCGTCGTACGGTCTCCAGGGCGTCGCCCGCTTCCGCGTGAACATCTACCGGCAGCGCGGCACCCTGGCGATCATCCTGCGCATCATCCCGGCCAACGTGCCCACGGCCGAATCGCTCGGGTTGCCCGAAGTCATCAAGACGATTGCCAGCCAGGACCGCGGCCTGGTGCTGGTGACGGGCGCCACGGGCTCGGGCAAGAGCTCCACGCTCGCCTCGATGATCGACCACATCAACCGCAACGAGAGCCTGCACATCCTCACCATCGAGGACCCGATCGAGTTCATCTACAAGAACGTCAAGTCCTCCATCTCCCAGCGCGAGATCGGACCGGACACGAACAGCTTCGCCATGGCGCTGCGTGCCGCGCTGCGGCAGGACCCGGACGTCATCCTCGTGGGCGAGATGCGCGACACGGAGACCATCGACATCGCGCTCAAGGCCTCCGAGACGGGCCACCTCGTGCTCTCCACGGTGCACACGACGGACGCCTCGCGCACCATCAACCGCCTCGTGTCGGTGTTCAACGCCGAGGAGCAGACGATGGTGCGAATGCGTCTGGCCGACAACCTCAAGGCCACCATCTCCCAGCGCCTGTTGCCCCGCGCGGACAACAAAGGCCGCGCCGTGGCCCTGGAAATCATGGTCCAGACCAAGACCATCCAGGAGTACATCCGCGAGGACCGGACCAGCGAAATCAAGGACGTCATCGAGAAGGGCCGGGACACCTACGGCATGCAGTCCTTCGATCAGCACCTCAGCCAGTTGTACCGCGCCGGCGCCATCACCTTGGAGACGGCCAGCAGCGCCGCCACCAACCCCGCCGACTTCCAGCGCGCGCTCGAATTCGAGTGAGCCGCTGTTCCGCGCAGGGGACACCCCAGGGTGTCCTCCGTGCTCCAGGAAACAGAAAGACGGCTTAAAAGGTTTACCCGTGTAACCCGATAAATGTCGTTCTCCCCTCTTAAGTGTCCATTCGGAGGGAGAACGACATGGCTGTCTCAAGTTCAGGATTCAAGGGTATCCGGCCCGTACGCGCGGGCTGGCAGCGGGTGGTGCGCTCGGTGACCGCGGGGTGTGTCCTCGCCACGGGCGTGGCGTGCGATGGAGGCGGCGAGCCCCAGGACACCCCAGCGCTGCAAGAGGCCCAACAAGAGGCCATCATCGGCAGCCGGTACCAGGCGGAGTCCTGGTCCACCACGGGCACCACGGGTGTGTTCAACGAGGGGGGCGGCGAAGGCCAGTCCGTGGGGGGATTCCAGGTCAACGAGCAGATCCGCTATGCCTCGGTGAACTTCTCCAACGCGAACCAGATCCAGGTCCGCCTGGCGGCGCCCTACGGGGGCGGCAAGGCAGAGCTCTGGGCGGACGCGGTGGGAACTGGCACGAAGCTCGGCACGGTGAACCTCGACGCCGCCACCGGCTCGGATTGGAACGTGTTCGCCACCAAGACCTTCAGCATCACCCCAGTGAGCGGAACCCGTGCGCTGATCATCAAGGGCATCGCGACGGGCGGCGACTGGCTGTTCAAGCTCGACTGGTTCGAGCTGCACGGCTCGTCCACCGAGCCGCCTCCCACCACACCCTCAGGTACCATCCCGGTCGTGGTGACCAACAAGTGTCCCTATGCCCTCAACGTGACGCTGACGGGCGTGGGGAGCATTCCGCTCGAGAAGGACTCGGCGGGCAACCCCCTCTACCGCAACCTCGCCAAGGGGGCGAGCTACACCTACGCGACCCCGGCCAACTACCCCAGCGGCCGCGTGAGCGCGTACAAGGTCATCCCGACGCCGCAGTCTCCCCGCGAGTTGGAGAAGGCGGAGTTCACCCTGGAGAAGCCCTCCAGCGGCACGCAGCTCATCCACTACAACCTCACCTACGTGGACCACGTGGGCCTGCCCATGGAGATCTCCAGCGCGGGCTCGGGCGCGAGCTGTGTGGCGGTGCGGTGCAACAAGTCGGCGAGCGCCATCCAGTCCGCCATCGACACCCAGTGTCCGGACGGCCTGCGCTACTCCATGGGCGGAGGCACCATCTGCCTCGCGCCGCGCTCCTTCTGCCTCGATGGCGAGTACGCGAGCGACTCGCGTCGCGGGTCCATCTGCACGCGGCTGGATTCCGAGATCGCCCGCTGCGCGAGCAAGTATCCGGGACAGTGCAACCCGGGCACGGCGAAGACGGCGCAGGTCTACGCCTGCTCGCCGCCCTTCTTCAACGAGAGCGCCAAGTGGTGCTCCGCGCTGAACCGCGGCACGCTGGACATGCCCGACAGCACCGACGTGTCGAAGTACTACAACACGGGCAAGCCCTACAACACGTACGCCAAGTGGGTCCACGAGCAGTGCGGCGCCGTGTACTCGTTCGCCTATGACGACTACCCGATGGCCGCCAACCAGGCCGGCTTCTACACCTGCACCGGCGGCCGGCAGATGAACGTGACGTTCTGCCCCGCGGGCTGAGCTAGATGCGCCCCGGCTCCTTCTTCGCCAAGGCGGAGAAGGGCTCGGACGCCATCGGCTGAACGGACACGGCCGTGGGAATGGGCCGCTCCATCAACCCTTGCCGCTCCAGTTGCCGCTCCAGGTAGGCCACTCGCTCGCTGAGCAGCTGCACCTGGGCGGCACTGGGCTGCGTCTCACGCAGGCGGATGAACGTCTCCAGCACCGGCTTGATACAGAAACGCAAGGTCAGGCCCAGCAGGGGGATGCCACACGTCATCCCCACGATCATGACGACGGTAATGGCCTCGGTCGTTTCCATGGTGTCGCTCCTCGCGGCGCTGGCGCCGCGGTTCCAGGCAGACGCGATACGCGGGTGCGCCTGAACGATTGCACCCCGCTCTGATTGACCGCAACGCGCCCAGCGGCCTCGCGATAATGGGAAAGTTCTGTTTTCACAAGGATTCCACGAATGCTTCGATTGAAACGCCTACCGGGTGCCGTCCTCGCTGCCACCTTCCTCGCTTGCGGACCCGAGGCCGCGCCCGTCCCCGGGCCTACCGAGTCCCAAGAGCAAGCCCTCGGGCGGCTCTCCATCAAGAATGCCGACCCCACGGTCATCCGGGTCGACAGCACCTACATCTCCGCGGAGACGGAAGGGGGCCGCATCTACGTGAGGACGGCCGCCTCCGTGGATGCGCTGGCCGGGGCGGCGCGCCAGCAGATCTGGGGCAACCCCAATAACTGGGCGGAGGTCTGGGCCCCCCAAATCATCATGAGCGGGGGCACCTACTACATCTACTTCACGGCGGGAGCCGGCAACGCCCACCGCATGTACGTCATCCAGTCCCGCTCGCCCAACACGGGCTACACGGCTGCGGCCCCGCTGGCCCTGCCCGACAACAAGTGGGCCATCGACGGCACGGCCTTCGTCTACAAGAACCAGTGGTACTTCGTCTGGTCCGGCTGGGTGGGCGACTCCAACGGGGAGCAGACCCTGTTCATCGCGCGGATGTCGAGCCCGACCCAAGTCACGGGCCCCCGATTCGTCATCTCGCAGCCTCGGGAATGGTGGGAGAAGGTCGACGTCAACCCGCCCACCCGCGTCAACGAAGGCCCTGAGCCCATCATCGATCCCAACGGGCAGTTGCACATCGTGTACTCGGCCAACGGGAGCTGGGACGTCAACTACTGCCTCGCGGACTTGCGGCTCCGGGCGGGCGGAGATCCCACCTACGTCTGGGACTGGTTCAAGGCCAATGGCTGCTTCTTCAGCGCCAACGGCAGCATCATGATGAGTGGCTGGCATCCGACGCTCTACGCCAAGGGCGTGGGCCACCACTCCTTCGTGCTGCTCAACGGAGACCCCAACACCAGCCCTCCGGCGGGCCCCACCTTCCCCCTGGCCTACCACGGCGTTCCCAAAGCCGATAACCCCAACCCCTTCTGGGGCGGACGGTACTGGTATTCGGGGACGTTCCAGTGGTGGGGCAACATCACCTATACCCGGGGCTCCGAGAGCAACACGGGCTGGAGCCTGAAGTTCTACGAGTAGCCTCGCTCCAGACCGCCTCATCTCCCCTTGGGACATCATGGCCACCGCTTTCATGACAGGGGTGCTCCTGATGTCCCTGGGGGCCTCGCCCGAGCCAACAACACTCCCTCGCGCCCTGGCGTGCCTGTCCACGTGGTACCCGGTGGAGCCGGTCATGAAAGACGGCGCGTGGCACTTCAAGCTGGGCGAGGCCACGTACCGCTGGGACGACGGGAAAGCGAAGCCCTTCGCGGAGGCACTGGCATCCCCCGACCTGGAAGACACGTTCTCGCTTCCGTACACCCCGGGCCCCATCACCCCGGTGACCCGCGAGAACGAGGACCCGGGACGCATCCGCTTCGAGCCGCTCTTCCGCGCGGCCTATGGCACCTCCCAAGCACAGGTCGACGTGGTGGACATCGCCTTCCTGGGGCAACCGCTGAAGGTGAACCGCAAGGTGGCCCCCGCCTTCGGGCGCGTGGCGAAGCGGCTCGAGGCCTCGGTGAAGCAAGCGCCCTCTCTGAAGCCATACCTGAAGAACCTGGGCGGCACCTTCGTGTGGCGGAAGATCGCCAACACGGACCGCCAGAGCGCCCACTCCTATGGCGTGTCCATCGACGTGAACGTGAAGCACGCACACTATTGGGAGTGGGCCAGGCCGAAGGCACCGGTGCGCTGGGCGAACCAGATTCCCCAGGCCATCGTGGATGCCTTCGAAGCCGAGGGGTTCATCTGGGGAGGACGCTGGTACCACTACGACACCATGCACTTCGAGTACCGGCCCGAGCTGCTCGACCCGGCCTGCACCTCTTCCCCCTCTCCCTGAAGCTGTGTAAGCAGCGTCCCATGCCCCTGCATGTCACGGCTCGAGGTGAGGGCGAACCGGTCCTCCTTCTCCACAGTGGAGGAATGTCCTCTCGCCAGTGGCGCAAGCTCGGCGATGCCCTCGCCCCCACGCACCGCGTGCTGGCACCGGACTTTCTCGGCTCCGGCGAGAACCCACCCTGGCCCGCGGACGAGCCGTTTCACTTTCATCAAGACCTCGAGGCCGTTGGAGAGCTCCTCTCGGGGCTCGAGGGCCCCGTGCACCTCGCCGGCCATTCCTATGGAGGCCTCATCG encodes the following:
- a CDS encoding glycoside hydrolase family 43 protein yields the protein MLRLKRLPGAVLAATFLACGPEAAPVPGPTESQEQALGRLSIKNADPTVIRVDSTYISAETEGGRIYVRTAASVDALAGAARQQIWGNPNNWAEVWAPQIIMSGGTYYIYFTAGAGNAHRMYVIQSRSPNTGYTAAAPLALPDNKWAIDGTAFVYKNQWYFVWSGWVGDSNGEQTLFIARMSSPTQVTGPRFVISQPREWWEKVDVNPPTRVNEGPEPIIDPNGQLHIVYSANGSWDVNYCLADLRLRAGGDPTYVWDWFKANGCFFSANGSIMMSGWHPTLYAKGVGHHSFVLLNGDPNTSPPAGPTFPLAYHGVPKADNPNPFWGGRYWYSGTFQWWGNITYTRGSESNTGWSLKFYE
- a CDS encoding M15 family metallopeptidase; the protein is MATAFMTGVLLMSLGASPEPTTLPRALACLSTWYPVEPVMKDGAWHFKLGEATYRWDDGKAKPFAEALASPDLEDTFSLPYTPGPITPVTRENEDPGRIRFEPLFRAAYGTSQAQVDVVDIAFLGQPLKVNRKVAPAFGRVAKRLEASVKQAPSLKPYLKNLGGTFVWRKIANTDRQSAHSYGVSIDVNVKHAHYWEWARPKAPVRWANQIPQAIVDAFEAEGFIWGGRWYHYDTMHFEYRPELLDPACTSSPSP
- the ilvN gene encoding acetolactate synthase small subunit, whose product is MTTPPPPRTFIVHVEDRPGVLSRVISLFRRRAYNIDSLTVANTENAAISRITLVMAADERETRLLEANLYKLIEVLYVEHATPQGQVSRELALIKVRASEETRPAVLQVCEVFRARAIDVTPTSMVMELTGTPDKIDSLIEMLRPHGIIELARTGTVAMARGPQSPLTALQETPPPGKAA
- a CDS encoding glutathione S-transferase family protein; protein product: MIDLYTWATPNGYKVSVTLEELGLPYAVRPIDIGKGEQKRPEFLRINPNGRIPAIVDREEGDFAVFESGAIMLYLAEKAGKLLPTDRQGRSRVTQWLMFQMGGVGPMQGQANVFFRYFPEKIQPAIDRYQNETRRLYTVLDTRLAESEYLAGEYSIADIANWAWVRIHGWSGVSVEGLPSLQRWLAAIEQRPAAQKGVTVPHASKLDSSTAQAQVIASAQAMVQR
- a CDS encoding type IV pilus twitching motility protein PilT is translated as MRDGRGTAHDARVHPDREVRLLDKATLDKLLTVGVQNGASDIHFRPGDPPIYRVNGVLRPLRMDKLLPEHTREVALHLIHEEAKRNQIDSIQEHDASYGLQGVARFRVNIYRQRGTLAIILRIIPANVPTAESLGLPEVIKTIASQDRGLVLVTGATGSGKSSTLASMIDHINRNESLHILTIEDPIEFIYKNVKSSISQREIGPDTNSFAMALRAALRQDPDVILVGEMRDTETIDIALKASETGHLVLSTVHTTDASRTINRLVSVFNAEEQTMVRMRLADNLKATISQRLLPRADNKGRAVALEIMVQTKTIQEYIREDRTSEIKDVIEKGRDTYGMQSFDQHLSQLYRAGAITLETASSAATNPADFQRALEFE
- the ilvC gene encoding ketol-acid reductoisomerase, which codes for MTTIYYDKDASLDPIRARRAAIIGYGSQGHAHALNLKESGVDVRVGLHTASRSRAKAEAAGLKVMTVSEAAQWADLIMILAPDQTQKQIYDADIAPHLTKSKALFFAHGFNIHYGQIRPPTDVDVMLIAPKSPGHLVRRLYQDGKGTPALIAIHQDATGQARALGMSYARALGVTRAGLLETTFKEETETDLFGEQAVLCGGVTALVQAGFDTLVEAGYQPESAYFECLHELKLIVDMMYEGGMGWMRHSISDTAEYGDYTRGPRLINEAVREEMRKVLKEVQTGVFAREWILENQAGRPVFDKLREQGKQHPIEDVGRRLREMMSWIRDAKKDSSDPSAR
- a CDS encoding beta-1,3-glucanase family protein, yielding MAVSSSGFKGIRPVRAGWQRVVRSVTAGCVLATGVACDGGGEPQDTPALQEAQQEAIIGSRYQAESWSTTGTTGVFNEGGGEGQSVGGFQVNEQIRYASVNFSNANQIQVRLAAPYGGGKAELWADAVGTGTKLGTVNLDAATGSDWNVFATKTFSITPVSGTRALIIKGIATGGDWLFKLDWFELHGSSTEPPPTTPSGTIPVVVTNKCPYALNVTLTGVGSIPLEKDSAGNPLYRNLAKGASYTYATPANYPSGRVSAYKVIPTPQSPRELEKAEFTLEKPSSGTQLIHYNLTYVDHVGLPMEISSAGSGASCVAVRCNKSASAIQSAIDTQCPDGLRYSMGGGTICLAPRSFCLDGEYASDSRRGSICTRLDSEIARCASKYPGQCNPGTAKTAQVYACSPPFFNESAKWCSALNRGTLDMPDSTDVSKYYNTGKPYNTYAKWVHEQCGAVYSFAYDDYPMAANQAGFYTCTGGRQMNVTFCPAG
- a CDS encoding branched-chain amino acid transaminase, whose amino-acid sequence is MDCKYIWMNGKLVPGTEVQFPFLTPAMHYGMAVFEGIRCYRAAKGPAIFRLREHIERLHKSALVLGWRELPFSVGQLVEACLETVHANGLEECYLRPLLFLAGGGWNLNIDGGQAHVGIAAWPWNAYLGPDAADRGVRANVSSYTRHHPNVVMTKAKIAGNYPNSFLAKTESVRLGFDEAIMLDAQGLVAECTGANIFIVKGNRLLTPPDAQILEGITRETVMILAREMGLEVSTQPISRDQLYLADEVFVTGTAVELAALREIDFRAIGNGRTGPITRKLQQAYNAAVRGELPRSAEWLTYLPSK